The genomic DNA CCGAGTTGGTAAGTTCTCGTCACACTAAAGCCAAGGGTGTGAGTGCTGCATCTGACGTCATATGTGGTGACAAGTACTCCAAGGCTGCCAAGACCACGACGGCCTCGGCCTCGAAGGTCCCGAAACCCAAGGTGAGACGAAGTAACGACGGCACGTCCCCACTCAGCCATATATACCTCTCGCCCAGATGCCACCTACCTGGGGCTTCATCGTTTTCGCAAATAACCTGCACCCACGTGGCCGAACCCTGCACCCACTGGCCTCCATAGATGCATCCCCTCTGTCCAGCGATGCACCCACCTTGCGTTTGGGATCCACCGTGACCACCATTGGTCTATAGATAGAACATCAATACACACGCCCTCCCTGGACCTCAAAACATTTTCACCCACGCAGCTCGCCGCCTCACCGCGAGCAGGATGTTCGGTGTCCCGATCGAAACCTACGGCGGCAAGCTCACCGAGAATCTCATCCAAGCAACCGCCAGGGATCTGCTCACGAATGCCATGCACCAAGTCGATGCAGCCGGGCACCGGATCGTCATGCACATGCACGACGAGATCGTCGTCGACGAACCCGTAATCGGCTCCCCCGTGAAGGAGATCGTGGCGCTCATGACCCAGCCGGCCACCTGGGCAGACGGCCTAGCACTTGATGCAGACGGCTACGAGTGCGACTTCTACATGAAGGAATAGGAGCGATGAGGGGTATCTAGGCTGACTTCCCAATTGTCAGGGAACCCCATTTCAGTGATACTGCGTAGGCTGAGATTCTCGAAATCCTTTTGAATCAAGCCTGTGAGCTTTGACGGCCATGTTGTGCCCGGCGATATAGTGCGGAGCATGAATGCCATAACCAGTAGAGCCCCATAAAGTTTGTCGCTCTGCCCATCCGGTAGCGACGAGAGAGCAGTAATGGTGCGGAAAGCGTTCGTTGATGCTGGCGTGAGATGCCTGTTGAACAGGCGGGCATGATGGGCGCAAACGTTGCGCACAACAGTCAACTGCTCGCACCAACGCACAAGGGGATCCCTATCGTAATAGCTTTTCTTCTGCTTCGAGTTGAGCTGATCAGCATTTACATCGAATCCGAGGCTAGCAGAAATACGGTGTTGGGCATCAGCAGGTAATCCATCAAATAAAAGGGATACATCTGAAAAATCCAGCACCTCAGCCACTACCCAGAACGGGTACTGCCCGTACTTGTTCACATAGTGACGAATTGCTGCATTGCTTGACTTTGCTCGCACAACTCGACCATAAACTCTTGCAAGCCAAGCAACGTGATCGAATCCTTCACGGAACAACGATGGTTCACGATAAGCCAACGCACCATATTGCGTAATCCACTCGCCAACTCGAGTGCGCAGAGCAACTTCGATGCGCTCGATCCCATCATGCACCAGAGCACGCAGTTTGCGGTCAAACTCGTATAGGGCAGCGACCTCGCAAAATGATGTGTCTTCAACGAAGTCATCTAATCGAACTGGATCCTTTGGATCAGCGCTTTCTGGTAGGACGCGGTAGGGGTACCAATAGCCAGACAGCCTGTAGTACGAAACGTTTGACAGCCACTGCCGGGCAAGGGGCTCATCAAGAGCCATGCCGCGTTTGGATAGAAGCTCGAGCTGCTCCTCAAGCGTGGTTGGTTGCTTGACCTGAGGTCCCATGCATCGTCCTCCAGATAGAAATCCAGCCCGTCTACTCCAAGGGAGTAGCGGGCTGAACGGTTAACTCTATGGTAGCTCTGGTCCCTCAGTCTCGACAACTCCGCTCCGCTCGGTCCCGCAAACCCATACCAGCCGTCAACTCGGCACGCGTGGATCCACCATCCCGTCCGCTTGTGGCACGCATCGAATACGTATCGGTGAACGCCAAGCACAAGGGGCTCACTTGACGACACCGGGTCGTTACCCCATGAGAGCCGCTCAGGACGGCACTTTCGCAATGAGCGCACCGGGTATCACACTGAGAGGTTATCAACCGCTGTCTCTCACCGCCTAGGGCCTGAGAGGACGAGTGCGCTGCACGGTGCATCGCCGGGACGCCTCTCAGGAAGGCGGCTTAACATGAGCGGCAGTCTGAACCTGTGCACCCACCCGGACTTCGACAACCTGCGCACCATCATTGACGGCGAGACCATCTACATCTACGCAAAGGACGCCGCCACCGCGCTGGGATACACCAACACGAATAAGGCGATCAAAGATCACTGCGACAGGAATCATCACACACTCTGCACATATAAGCAGGTCAAAGCTCCTTTTTCCACTGAGAGTTTTCCGATTACTCCTGAGCCTCGTCCTCGTCTACTCCACCGGCCACACCACGCTACTTCTGTGCGCGTGATCTGGTCGCCCGCGTGCCACAGGGGCAACCGCCCGTGGGGGCGGGGAACTGAGACGCGTGATCTAGTCGCCCGTGGGTCACAGTGTCGTTGCTCAGGAGAATACACCCACCGAAAGATCCGCTTGCATCCCAGGTCAAGTTCACGCCAATTGCCAGGTACTCCTGTGCGCTGGAAGGAAACACGACGGTTGGGCGAATAGCTTTCCAGAACGCAAGCGAGATCAGGAGCGCCGTTACCTATATCCAAGGCAGCATTCAGGTACCAGATGAGGCTCATGTGCCCGAATACACGATGCGAGACGTGTTCAACTGACAGCATCCGGGAATCATCGGTGATCTTCGGCTTTATGTCGAACACTCGCGTAAACAGGCGGGCATGATGCGTTGAATAATTGCGAAGAATATTGAGCGCTTTGGACCAAGGCTCTAACTGTGCCCCACAATCAAGAACGCCACATGCGACCACTGATGGTTTAGCCACGTGAGGCCCCTGATGATGCAATCAACATCCTCGTTACTTCGCTGGGTGAAGCAACAAAGGATGTTGATTGCACCGAAATCGGATTCATTCCAGAAGAGCGTGCGTAGCTATCTATTGTCACCTACTTTTTGCCAGTTCCCGTAATTCTGCTCGCTTTGCTTTGGCCCAACACAAGTTCTCAGCGGAGGTCCGGAGTGACTCGATAATCTTGCGCACGGCCAGACGGTGCGATTCCAACTGCAAATGGCCGTTCTCTTCCACAAACGGCCGCGTCTCCTGCTCAAACTTGTCGAAGGCAGTCGCGAAATACCAACCCACGGCCATATCATGAACAAAGAGCAGGAGCGACAGGTCAGCGGCTTGTTCGGGCTCAAAAGGATGGAATGGGGATGAGCAAGTAGGGTAAGCGGTCGATCCTGCGCTTTATCTGCCGGGAACCTGTGGATCGAACTATCTGGAAAT from Schaalia sp. ZJ405 includes the following:
- a CDS encoding Abi family protein gives rise to the protein MGPQVKQPTTLEEQLELLSKRGMALDEPLARQWLSNVSYYRLSGYWYPYRVLPESADPKDPVRLDDFVEDTSFCEVAALYEFDRKLRALVHDGIERIEVALRTRVGEWITQYGALAYREPSLFREGFDHVAWLARVYGRVVRAKSSNAAIRHYVNKYGQYPFWVVAEVLDFSDVSLLFDGLPADAQHRISASLGFDVNADQLNSKQKKSYYDRDPLVRWCEQLTVVRNVCAHHARLFNRHLTPASTNAFRTITALSSLPDGQSDKLYGALLVMAFMLRTISPGTTWPSKLTGLIQKDFENLSLRSITEMGFPDNWEVSLDTPHRSYSFM
- a CDS encoding BRO-N domain-containing protein, translated to MYAKDAATALGYTNTNKAIKDHCDRNHHTLCTYKQVKAPFSTESFPITPEPRPRLLHRPHHATSVRVIWSPACHRGNRPWGRGTETRDLVARGSQCRCSGEYTHRKIRLHPRSSSRQLPGTPVRWKETRRLGE